The window AAGTCTTACCCATTTTGGAActaatttacattaaaaaatgtcAATCAGGGAGTGAATTCTGTGATTTTAGGAACATAGCCATTTTACCTAAGTCAGTGGGGTGCTTAAATTAGGGCGAGTACCAAGTCCATCTGCCTTTGGTTATGCATGTCATattacacaaataaaaacaccatGGTGCCTCAAACCCCCATTTTGTTGTGGCAGGTAGCTAGATTGGCTAGGTTTGGCTCTTAATCCAATTATTAAGAGCCAAACCATATTTAATACATACATAATTCCCTTAACTAAAATATCAGATGTGACAAAAAAAGGCCATATTAATGGCAAGAAGGTTACCAAGGCAACAGAGTCACTGCCCTTGCCTCTGTTAACCTGCCTTGGAGAATGTATTTGTCCAACGCCAGCTTGCTTGAATGCTACTAGTCGTTTTTTTGTTAGCAGCTGCAGTTTAAACtataacattaaaatactgcaaagctggtaaacaaaacaatgtcagaAACTAAGAAATACAGGATTAAGTTTAATCTAAGGAAATATTCTTCTGCGTTGGGCTTCTAAAAATCTATATTTCAACACTCCTTTGTCGGCAGCATTAAGCAGCCTGGCTCCCACTGACTGCTGttgaataaatacagaaaaggaacaaggaaagcctagttcagccagcccgcattCTAAAGTAATTAATGTAGTTGCCctccctggattcaaacccgggtctcccacgTAAGAGGCTAtgtttaaccactacgctatggaGCTATACATCTGCCGAGAGTTGGTatagcatttcaacattaaatcaatgtcacacatcatgccaagtttgaatattttgctataaaatggctaattagtgttaaactgactaatgtttcttattaagtttacctccaccacatatagcatctatgaactgtatgacttttgccactggttgttttaaaagcttattagccaataatatttcactagacagcattatgcattgtgttaataaactgactaacgtttcttattaagtttacctccaccacaaatagcatctatgaactctatggcttttgccactggccattttagcagcttattagccatttgtgaatgacattgatacaataactatcaacacTGGTGACATTAACTGACTTTTCGTTAAGTAAAAAGatgagaatcgtgtagccagcgatgTTTTAGTCAATCCTGAATAAATTCTAATGCATgtttcgaaaatccaccagaaatagtcgcattataacagtaaacagttttattttagccttcctataacgtagctactggaggttgtagccagcgaagtctttgtctatcctgaacaaatcctagcGCAGAATTAGTTTTGATTGTAACAGGAGTCGAACACGGGACCTGTAGTTCagtagtccgcgtctctaaccactacactattagtgagtcagtcagtcagtcagtcagtcagtaagagacatttgcttttctaggccggctctgcttacacgGTCTGGCAATAAAATCAAGCTATTAAACAAACGacagaaatactttgaaaacaggcatgtcagtttgtgtgtgctATAAATCAAAACCTGCATACTCATACTTCAGACAAGTTATGATGAAGGACTAACAGTAGCCATCTCGGGCTCTCAGAGTACGATGTCTGAGAATGCAAATGAAAAATCACTGTAACTGGTGTTTAATAAGgatttatttcacttttctaTTTGGACATGCGCAGTGTACATTCTCCTTGTCTGACTTATTACAAGTCTTATTGTCGAACCCTGCAGTACCTCCTCCAGTGACGTCACTCCCTGTGTTGTGAATAATCTTGGAGGTTTTGGTTTATATTGTGGCGAGGGTCCATTTTGGTCACATTACTTGGTGGTGTGCTATGTCTCAACTATTGTACAGTTAGCATTAGCATGTTTAACTTTCTCACACACAATGCAAcggggaggaggaaggagactCAACCACAGTGCCTACCCCAATCAACAACAACCACcctctgtgtgtgagtttgtgtgtggtaTTAATCTCTTGTGGAGAGCTGCAATGGGTCCATTCAGCTTCTCCACCTCCTTTTAATGAGAACAATAGCCCATTAATACCTGGGGAGGGGAATGTAAAGGCCAACAGGGTGGGGGCGTGTGGGGGTGGGCAACTACATCCAGTCGTGTCCAAGGGACGATGGGTTTTGTCTTCTCAAACACACCGCTTGAAGTATAGAAACTCAAAAAGGGTAGCAGCCCCAAAACACAGATCGCAAACTAAATACAAAGTTGGTGACAAGGACAACATAGTGAAAcatggatgatgatgattattacGGAGATACTAcaagcacccccccccacaacccttTGTCTGTCACACATTCCTGCAGCAATGTTTTAGCAGGACTGTGTTCAGACCTGTCTGTTGCAGTAGTGCCAGTGTTATGATAACACACCGTTAATGCTACAAGACACAACACACTGTTCAGTGacggcgcacacacacagaccatacaCACACTATAAGCCCCCCAAACATACAGAGAAAATACACACAGATCATACACCCTACACAACACAGAGAGCTAAGTTAGTACAACAGTCTTCcttataaatataaatttatAAGATTGAGTATGTGTGGTGGACTCACCGTCCTGGCCCCGGGTGAGAGGCCTCCTGGAGACAGGTAGGGGTTGCCCAGGTGACCCAGGTTGGCTAGGTTACCCAGGTCAGGAATCATCAGGAAAGGATAGCCAGCATAAGGTGATGCCTTGAACAACCCACTGTCGTGTTGTTGTCTCCTCAAAGCTGGGAGACACACAGAGTTAACTTTAACAACACTGACCTACTGTCTCCTCAGCGCTGGAGATACACAGTTAACTTTAACAATACTGACTTACTGTCTCCTCAGGGATTGGTGTACATTGGGGTGGGCTGTTGTCAATCTATTATGATATGTTTTGTTGCTTTGGTAGCTATGAATGACAGTGACTTCTCTTGTTGCTAGCACACTGAATTGTGAGCGAAACAAATGGAGGGAGGGCTGGTGAGGAGGCTGGACAGAAGGGGTTTGTAGTTGTTGATTTATAGCTATATGTTCAGTGCTTTTCCTAAGGGGCATAAGATGACCTCTCATTTAAACAAAGCTTTTGGAAATTAATGGGAGGGATTGAGACGGAAAGCTTATAGAGGGGGGTATAAAGAAGATGAGATAACCGCGGGGAAGAGAAGAGACAATTATAATACTTCTTAGTTTTTTTGAGTTTTACCTTCAGCAAAGAACTCCCTCTGCCTGGCATAGCTCTCCCAATCGGGTCTGTGCTGCTGGCTACGTCTGTGACTGTCTGCCTGTCGAcagaacacgcacacacactgttgttTATCAAACAACCCTAGAATAACTAGCTGGTAGAAAAGGGTTTAACTTACTAGTGATTCACTCATGTGTTCTTAGCTTGTTAGCTACAGAATGTTAGTTTACTCGATTGACTAGCCTACAGCTGGATTCTAACGTTACCTCGGAGTCAGACGAACTGCTGTTGTTCTCGGTCTCATTGACCAGAGACGACTTGACATCGTCCAGGTCCCGCTCAGAGGACACATTCTCGGCAGTCTTTTCCTCCTGCTCCCCCTCATCTTTAAAAGAGATCAGCTCGTCGTTGGCTCCCAAATCGTCTCCTCCTCCCCCGTCTAGCTGCGGCATCTTGAATTTCTAAAAACACTCCTTATCTTGCGGTGGAAGTGCTCTTACTCCGTTTGGAAAATATCCTGCCGAGTTCCAAAATATCCTCTTAAACCCCTAAGCTAGCTAGATAACTTTGATAGTCACAGAGCTAAAACGCAATTCTTATTGGATTCCCGATGACAGTAATGAGTTTATCCACAAACAAGACGAGTTGTTACAAACTCTGCGAAAAATAAGCATTCAACGACTGTTCattttgttagctagctaacgttagctagccatgctaagctaactagctacctGGTCGATTCCTTGAGTTGTACCCCTCGTTCCTTGTCGCGTCTTTTGGGGTTGAAAAACAAGCAACAACCCACCTCGACGCTTCAAAAAAGTTACATCCACAAATAATGATATGCTGTGGTAAAAATAGCTATTTATCTCCTCCAAATGAAAGGGAAAACGACAACAATGAAAAGTTGTGCGTTGCAGAAGTTTGCtgaaacacgcacgcacataaaAGTTTCTCCTCTTGTCCCCCCCGTGTAAAATCCGTCCGAAACACCAGCCCTACTTTCTTAGTTAGCTACCTATTTCGTCGTCTATTATCCATGAGAAGAAGAAAATGCAATATTTGCGAGATCAGTAAAAAGTTACTAGCGTTCTATGTAGCtaggttgtgttgtgtgtttttgtatgtctcTGGTGGCGTGGGAAAGAAGAAAAGTCGTTTGGTGTTTCTGGAGTGGAAGGAAGAGCTAGGCCGCCGCCGGGAGActgggggagggggtgagggagacaaggagggggaaggaggaggagggaaaaaAGACGGGAGGAGGAGTGTagacagggggaggagggaagaTGTTTGGGCGGAGAAATGCCAGTGTAGCCATCAATCATGTGGAGTGCCCCACGTTTTCCCAGCTGATATCTTAAGACTAAAAAAATGTTGGGGAAAGTTCTGGCAAGATTTTTGGCAAGACATTTTGTATATCTAGTTGAAAATTCACGCTACATCTCGTTAAATGTAGCTGTTGTTTTACTACACACAATTTGATTCCTGTTGGGAATGAGCATATTCATGAAGATCTTTGAAGAATGTAGGATTTCCTAATGGGAATGATTATGATAATGCTGATGTGATGATGTTCTCTCTCCACCATTCTTCACtccctttttgtgttttttgtgtgtaacgTGAGCCCTTCTAAGCCTGTTATCAGATCCCCCCACTCTAGAATCCAGTCAGATGGTGTGACATCAGGTCTTTGCTAAAAAATTCTATAGCAAACCAAAGGCATTTTTAGGTTACAGTGATATTGGAtgagagtgtatgtgtgtgtgtgtgtgtgtgtgtgtgtgtgtgtgtgtaatataggtTTTTAATTGACAAACATACCACTCATACCACTCACCAACAAGTTTAGGACAATAGGATTTGACTGCAGCTAAGAAAAAatattctcactctctctctgtgtgtttgtgtgtgtgtgtgtgtctgttgatgAAAAGGAAACCCCTCTTTTGTTCCTGAGGAAGCTAGTgtgagtgtttttgtgtatgaatgtgtaaaCCAGTAGGCTAAAACGGGACGGATGTACCTTGCTATCTGACAGCTGGAGGGAGCTAAtctacagagaaagagagggagagaaggaactGCTTGTTAAGAGCAGGAGATAGGAAAGAGTGAACCCTGCAAAAAATGCTTCCTCAAAGATAGGTTTAAAAGAAATTACAAAGGGAACATGTGCTTGAATTAAACAGAGGAAGCTTGTTTATAgactttttggttttgttacaagcaaaaaattattttgcttgATTCAAGCATTTTTCTCTTACTTTTCAGGAAGCCTTTTTTGCTGTGTATGGAATAACATAACACGGCAGAGTATTCTGATGATCTCTGTACATTTACAGTGTTTATCAACAAGGCAGATGTTTGTGATTCCTCTGAAGCCTAAATAGCAGGCATCTGATTACATAGCAGGAAATATTTAGTCAGCCAACCTGCTTATAATGAAGGACTTTGTGATTCTGCAGCaccaatttaaaaaatgtgactGTTCCGGTTCTCCCTTAACCggtttctctcacacacatactgatctAACACGTTTCAGAGGGGTTGGTGTGAAGTACATGGATTCAGCTTGAACAGTCCATGTGTTGGTGGTAATATGTGTTGGTGGGTCctatttcattcatttcatgTAGGTGGAATAGGTTAATCATAGTTTTGCAGTTGTAATCGTGATTAATCACAGTTTTTACAGAACTGTAGGAATCCCCTTTGAACAAAACTAGCTTCTCATTTGAACTTCCATCTTTACCCCCTAGAGACTGCTGTTTCATCATTCGGTATATCTCAGCTAGTCCAACTGTCGTGAGCATTTCTGATTTCCTGGACAGTTGTTGTGTGGCGTTTGCTTTGACGTGTTGGATTTCACAGGGCAGAGAGTTAGAGACAACAGTATGTCAGTGAATCTTAGTAAAAATGGAGCATCGCTCACCGCCGCGTATGAAGAAGTGGTGGATGTGAGGTCTGATACCAACTGGTGAGCAAAAAACACTGGAAGAAAGATTCGATTAGTTCAATTACAGGGATTacaggtgtgtgattgtgtgtgagaAAAATAGATATATTAGGGGTTTCCTGTGTAATTATGTTGATAGAGCATGGTGCTTACAATGAAAGGGTTGTGGATTCTCAGTGGGGGATAGAACAAAACAGCCTTTGCTATATTacctaaatgtaaatgttaaatcagCAACATCAAGAGACAGAATCATCTTGCACTTGTTTTTCTGGATGTCTGAAGGGCACTGTTCACGTATGAGGGGAACACCAATGACATGCGCCTGGCAGAGAAGGGAGGTAAGTAAAGGTCTATTCAGTTGGCTGACATGATCATCAGTAACACTGACAGTCCAGGTTCActttgtgttaatgtgtttgtgtgtagatggTGGTCTGGAGGAGATGGTGGAGGCGTTGAGCAGTGGCAAGGTGATGTATGCCTTCTGTCGCATTAAGGACCCCAACTCTGGCCTGTCTAAATATGTTCTCATCAACTGGGTAAGTAGTtaatgtaacacacacatacacacacacatgtttgtcTTTTATTATTTTGGGCACCAGAGATCCAGTTCCCTATCacctaaacctaatcttaaTTCTagcccttaacctaaccataacctaacaATAACCTTAACTTCGATAACCTAACATTTATGGTCGAACATAACCTAACCCTGATGCCTTACCCTAATCCTAAATCTAACATATCATTTCTAAACTTGAATGTAACCATAATTATAATTCGAAACACTATTCCCAATAGTATGTTTTGCTCTAAACCTAAACCATAACCTGGAAATCAAATTTTTCCTAAAGGGGAACAATTTGTCAGATTAACTTTTTGGGAACTTCTGGTTCTCACATGTACATATAGAACAAgatcacacacgcacaaacacacacacacacacaccaaagccAAACGATCATCAtttaattgtgtgtgtttagacaGGTGATGGGGTAAAGGACTCTAGAAAAGGACAGTGTGCCAACCATGTTATTGCCATGGCAAATTTTTTAAGGGTGAGTTTTAAAGAGAACAATTGATAAATACAATGTAATGTTGTTAAAATTGTACTATGTTCACTTACTGTCTGACCAATCTTGTCACTACAGGGTGCTCACGTGACCATAAATGCACGGGGAGAAGACGATGTGGACCCAGAGAGCATTATGGATAAAGTGGCCAAGGCGTCGGGTGCCAGCTTTAACTTCTGCAAAGAGACAAAGAAATACAGAGATGTACCCAGCGGCCCTGTggtaagaacacacacacacgcaggcctTCAAGGCGCCCATTATACATGAACatgcaaacgcacacacacccatgtgccaaataatgtgttgtgtttcagGGGTCGGTGTATCAGAAGACTAACGCTGTGGATGAGATCCTGCAAACAAGAGAGACTCAGGGACACAACAACACGTCCAGAGCACCTGTGGTAAGAACACATATGGTACAGTAGAACTCCTAACACCTGCCCTTGCCCCTTATGAAAACCCTAATTCTAATCCTAATCCTACCCTGCGATCCTAAAATAGCCACATGTTTGTGAAAAACAGCCGAATGTCCTCCACCTCGCTGAATTTCCCGTGGTTTGCTATGCCCGTGTTTCAGGGGTCAGTGTACCAGAAGACCAATGCAGTGGATGAGATCCAGCAAACtgacaaggacaacttctgggCCCAATCACAGGTAGACCTTCCAAGTCTAGCctatattttatgtattgtgTGTAGCTACTAAGCTACAATGACGTTGTTTCTCACAAGGTAAAATAAAGTAAAAGCgttttctgaaatgttcttaTCACTCTTCATATTCCTTGTGAAAACTTGTTTTGAAATCCTGTTCTACATAACTCTGCTAGTCGTATGGGACTTTGCTTCAAAGAGAAGGTTCCATTCGTCTCTCTTcttttccatccctccatcgcagagagaggaggagttacGTCAGAAGGAGGAGAGCAAGagagtggagaaggagaggaaaagggTGGAGATGGAGCGGAAAGAGATGGATGAAAAGGAAGCAGCAGTGAGAATACGTAGGGCCAAGGAAAGAGCCTCTCAGATCGACCAGGCCAAGTCAgtcatcatcacacacacaacactcacacaacaaaatagacacagacacatgaacaATAGTATATTTTCTGTGTGTCTccacttgtgtgtgtttgtgtccatttGTTTGAGGGCATTTGTGTATGTGTCCATTTGTCTGTGACAGGGCTCACCAGAAGCAACAGGAGACAGAGTATGAAGACCAGGATATACATGGTTCTCAGTCGGTGAGACGTACTAGGCACTAAGCGCGTTTTATATATGTTGCACAAAATGGTATTGCGAGTTgctatattgtgtgtgtgtgtgtgtgtttgttagaaGCAGCAGGAAAGTGAGTGTCAGACCTCTCAGAGGAAAAGGCCTGCATCTGTACAAAAAGCAAATGTGAGTCCCACTAACGTTActatgtgtccgtgtgtgtctgtactatGAAGTACTTtactgaactgtgtgtgtgtctgtcaggaggCAGCCAGTCTTATCTCCCAGAGGCCTTTAAACCCCCGGGAGCTGTTTAAGCAGAGGGAGCAGAACGCTTCCCTGGACAATGGATACACACGACCCAGCTCCAGGCCGGGTAAAACATTTGGCATGTCCATAGTTTTGTGTAGATAAGTAACAACCAGCCAGGTAGCTATCGACACAGAAAAACAGTCAACACTAACCACTCTGAAAGGTACATTTAGAGACTTTACATAGATAGATGCATTAAGTTGACAgcaaattgattacattttctcaACAACTCTGAACACAGATTTTTCTCCTCCCTTGTTTTTCTAACATGGTTACCACACTGTTACAGCATGAATGACTGTGAGAGTGAAGTCTTACATAGTTTCCAATGAATCATTATGGactgtattttttctttttctccctccccctgcaTTCAGGGAAGTTGCAGAGCCCCTTCATGTCTCAGATGTCTAGTGAGGGAGAGATGCCCATCGGACCCCGGTCCCCACAATCACATGCTTCTCTTCTCCCAGAAACCCCAGCCCTGACAGAGGTCCCTGCCCATCTACTGCCAAAGTCTGAGGCACCAACTACCCTGAGCCCAGCTGTTCAAGACACAGGTAAAATATGCAACCACTCGCGTCTCTGTATCGTATAGCTTTTAACCACTGCTCCCAGAAAACCCTTCTTCTTCTTGAACAGAaactcctgctcctccttcacCAAAAACTCTTCATCCTCCTTCAAAAGAAAACTTGATACTCCTTTATCAAATCTCTTGCTCCTCCTTTACCAGAAGCTTCTGACCCTCGTTTTCAAGGAACTCCTGCTGCTCTGATCCCCAAACCTACTGTTCCTACCTATGTATCCCAcctgtaacatacactatacttaatacttttttatatacattgaatacattttcagccctcttttatttgcacttctggttagatactAGCTGCAGTTCgttttactgtacttgttcaatgacaataaagttgaatctaatctaatatgcATTAAACTGCAGACTGGTCCCTGTCACAAGGCTAAGGCTGTCTaaatagtgtttatttgtatgtgtgtgacatATAGTATTCTTTCACAGATGAGGAGTACTGGTCTGATGACTTTGATGATGACCCAGTTTACACAGCCCCAGAGGACAGTAAGTGCAATCTTTTCCGTTTGCATTTTTTTAACACTTCAAATAATAACCCTGGAAGTGTTTAAATATGTAATCTCGGTGCCAAAAGTTGTGGTTCTTGTTCCAGGTACAGAGGCGTTCATTGACACTGCATACAAGTCCCTGCCATTGGATGGAGAGACAATGGAGGACATTTATGAAGATATCTACCAGAATCCACTTACTGTGAGTCTGCATGAATTAAGATTAAGTAATGAATAAGGGGTTGGagtttaaataatttacaatcACTCTGGACCGAGCTAGGTTACTCCAGATCAACATGTTTATTAGATCAACATCTATCCAGGTGGTGTAAACATCTATGTATATCATGTCCCATATAGCTAAAGACCTTCTGCTCTAAGGATTGATATATAGATGTTGTAACATAGAGAGGCATGGAACCAACACAGGAAAATTGCTCATGGCCTTGGAGGGTGTTTTGTCAACAGAAATACCAGAAGGAGCAGGGTAAACCTCAACATTGAAAGACAAACCACTTTGCTGGGAAGGTGGCATCATCTGGGCAGTCTCACTGGTGTCAGTTCCTGGCTTTCAGTCTCCTGTTGCGGCTCTGGGGTTACTGGGGTCGGGCTAAATCATGGGATGCAAGGTTTGGAGTCTCACTATTCTTTTCCCTACCTACTTCACGGGAAGCTGGGTCGCACTGTGACGGGAAAGGGCACTTGAGTGACACAGTATATTCCTGTCATACTCTATTGTAGTATTTTATCGGACAAGCCCTAACTGTTCACAGACAACAGGTTGTAAACAGGTTGTTGACAGTAATTGGGTTTATGGGTGATTGTTGACCGAGTAATTAGGTTTATGGGCCAGGGCAATTTGCATTGCTTGGGTAATCAGTGCCATGATTGGAGGGGAATGACTTTGGCTGTTGTCATCAATTCATACGAGAGCTAAAGCCTCTTCAGTTCTTTCAACAGTTCTTTCATTTACCTACGGACCAGCTAGGGGTACTGTGTCTACCATCAAGTAATGCTCAAACCCTACGTATCTAACGAAGCTCTCAATTATTACACATTTGGTCTTTTTGCCTTCCCAAACTTATTGGAGGGCAGTTGCTGGTCAGTCCAGTCAATGCTCTTTCCTTACACCTGAATGGAGAACCTGCTTCCCACTGAAGCTATGAGTTCTCGACtttaaattgatcagaaattaTTAACCTCTTGTGAACTAATGCTTACACTGTTATAGAAACTGTTGAGTTGCTATAATAACCCACTCCACCACCC is drawn from Esox lucius isolate fEsoLuc1 chromosome 14, fEsoLuc1.pri, whole genome shotgun sequence and contains these coding sequences:
- the dbnla gene encoding drebrin-like a isoform X2 produces the protein MSVNLSKNGASLTAAYEEVVDVRSDTNWALFTYEGNTNDMRLAEKGDGGLEEMVEALSSGKVMYAFCRIKDPNSGLSKYVLINWTGDGVKDSRKGQCANHVIAMANFLRGAHVTINARGEDDVDPESIMDKVAKASGASFNFCKETKKYRDVPSGPVGSVYQKTNAVDEILQTRETQGHNNTSRAPVGSVYQKTNAVDEIQQTDKDNFWAQSQREEELRQKEESKRVEKERKRVEMERKEMDEKEAAVRIRRAKERASQIDQAKAHQKQQETEYEDQDIHGSQSKQQESECQTSQRKRPASVQKANEAASLISQRPLNPRELFKQREQNASLDNGYTRPSSRPGKLQSPFMSQMSSEGEMPIGPRSPQSHASLLPETPALTEVPAHLLPKSEAPTTLSPAVQDTDEEYWSDDFDDDPVYTAPEDSTEAFIDTAYKSLPLDGETMEDIYEDIYQNPLTVLEQETGQEARGQNVCARALYDYQAIDDTEITFDPDDIITGIDMADEGWWRGYGPDGHYGMFPANYVELL
- the dbnla gene encoding drebrin-like a isoform X1 → MSVNLSKNGASLTAAYEEVVDVRSDTNWALFTYEGNTNDMRLAEKGDGGLEEMVEALSSGKVMYAFCRIKDPNSGLSKYVLINWTGDGVKDSRKGQCANHVIAMANFLRGAHVTINARGEDDVDPESIMDKVAKASGASFNFCKETKKYRDVPSGPVGSVYQKTNAVDEILQTRETQGHNNTSRAPVVRTHMGSVYQKTNAVDEIQQTDKDNFWAQSQREEELRQKEESKRVEKERKRVEMERKEMDEKEAAVRIRRAKERASQIDQAKAHQKQQETEYEDQDIHGSQSKQQESECQTSQRKRPASVQKANEAASLISQRPLNPRELFKQREQNASLDNGYTRPSSRPGKLQSPFMSQMSSEGEMPIGPRSPQSHASLLPETPALTEVPAHLLPKSEAPTTLSPAVQDTDEEYWSDDFDDDPVYTAPEDSTEAFIDTAYKSLPLDGETMEDIYEDIYQNPLTVLEQETGQEARGQNVCARALYDYQAIDDTEITFDPDDIITGIDMADEGWWRGYGPDGHYGMFPANYVELL